In Mercurialis annua linkage group LG6, ddMerAnnu1.2, whole genome shotgun sequence, the following are encoded in one genomic region:
- the LOC126653944 gene encoding cytochrome P450 94A2-like encodes MSAIQFLLSLFILILSLLFIYFTLKKHESSNKSNSTLIPKSYPLIGSSFAIKANSDRRVQWTSDILQTLSSPTFVLHRPMGSRQIFTADPDNVQHILKTHFHLYGKGPVSRHTLFDFLGNGIFNADGDTWKFQRQVASHEFSTKSLRKFVETVVDTEINERLVPILAEAAVSGTVLDFQDVLQRFAFDNVCKIAFGYDPAYLSPGLPPAPFAEAFEESVMIISDRFNRAFPIIWKIKKILGIGSEKRLKETMSQVRDFAMKMVQDKKQELIETNSRTDDSVDLLSRFLNSGISDETFVTDVVISFILAGRDTTSAALTWFFWLIFRNPNIETNILQEIQEINNLEENIFEEAKHMMYTHASLCETMRLYPPVPVDSKTAKGDDVWPDGTPVRKGDRVTYHPYAMGRLEKLWGADWADFKPERWLRQEDEKRSFVGRDPFSYPVFQAGPRVCLGKEMAFLQMKRVVAGVLSRFKIVPADGHEFEPVFIAYLTNKMKGGFPVRVEERNKN; translated from the coding sequence ATGTCTGCAATTCAATTTCTTCTCTCTCTCTTCATTCTCATTCTCTCTCTACTTTTCATCTACTTCACACTCAAAAAACATGAATCTTCCAACAAATCTAACTCAACCCTAATCCCTAAATCCTACCCTTTAATCGGTTCTTCATTTGCCATCAAAGCAAACTCCGACCGGCGAGTTCAATGGACTTCAGACATTCTCCAAACCTTATCTTCTCCAACTTTTGTCCTCCACCGTCCGATGGGCAGCCGTCAAATCTTCACGGCGGATCCCGACAACGTCCAACATATACTCAAGACTCATTTCCATCTCTACGGTAAAGGACCCGTTAGCCGTCACACTCTGTTTGACTTTCTCGGTAACGGGATTTTCAACGCTGACGGTGACACGTGGAAGTTTCAGAGACAAGTTGCTAGCCATGAGTTTAGTACGAAATCTCTCCGGAAATTCGTCGAGACCGTCGTGGATACGGAAATCAATGAAAGATTGGTGCCAATTCTGGCGGAAGCTGCCGTGAGTGGAACGGTTCTTGATTTCCAAGACGTTCTTCAGAGATTTGCTTTTGATAATGTTTGCAAGATTGCTTTCGGGTATGACCCTGCTTATTTATCGCCGGGGCTACCGCCGGCGCCGTTTGCGGAGGCGTTTGAAGAGAGTGTTATGATTATTAGCGACAGATTCAACCGCGCATTTCCGATCATATGGAAGATTAAAAAGATTTTAGGTATTGGATCGGAGAAACGACTGAAAGAAACTATGTCTCAAGTACGTGATTTTGCTATGAAAATGGTGCAAGATAAAAAACAAGAACTgatcgaaacaaattcaagaactGATGATTCCGTTGATCTTTTATCAAGATTCTTGAACTCCGGTATTTCCGATGAGACATTCGTCACCGACGTTGTTATCAGCTTTATACTAGCTGGCCGTGATACTACTTCAGCGGCTTTAACTTGGTTTTTCTGGTTAATCTTTCGAAACCCTAATATTGAAACCAATATTCTTCAAGAAATTCAAGAAATTAACAACCTAGAGGAAAATATTTTTGAAGAAGCGAAGCATATGATGTACACGCATGCTTCTTTATGCGAGACCATGAGGCTGTATCCTCCGGTACCTGTGGACTCCAAAACGGCAAAAGGGGACGACGTTTGGCCAGATGGGACTCCGGTGAGGAAGGGAGATAGAGTGACGTATCATCCTTACGCTATGGGTAGGCTGGAGAAGCTTTGGGGTGCTGATTGGGCTGATTTTAAGCCGGAGAGATGGCTCCGGCAAGAAGATGAGAAACGGAGCTTTGTTGGAAGAGACCCTTTCAGTTACCCGGTGTTTCAAGCCGGACCGAGAGTTTGTTTGGGTAAAGAAATGGCGTTTTTGCAAATGAAGAGAGTGGTTGCCGGAGTTTTGAGCCGGTTTAAGATTGTTCCGGCCGATGGACATGAGTTTGAGCCGGTTTTTATTGCTTATCTTACTAATAAGATGAAGGGTGGGTTTCCGGTTAGGGTTGAAGAAAGAAATAAGAATTAA